The Manihot esculenta cultivar AM560-2 chromosome 1, M.esculenta_v8, whole genome shotgun sequence genome has a window encoding:
- the LOC110611205 gene encoding tropomyosin-like: MGLTGHIEEARLEENLSATSDARGNLAAIREDYRSLQVDLHMALEARKKAEGETVEGQNHAQSLEAELSHARRVLKESDERAAAVEVRCEEVLKQLSSTVDALRERDEAVSQKEEVQHRNEQLKADFDATLAQRNEALARVVVLEQELSKQTDNVKGLTLAVEESQLQNQQLCQQVESLEKKCSALLKEAKLAEDRSSWSARSA, from the coding sequence atgggcctcactggtcataTCGAAGAGGCGCGCCTTGAGGAGAACTTATCAGCGACCAGCGATGCCCGGGGCAATCTCGCCGCTATCCGGGAAGACTACAGGTCCCTCCAGGTTGATTTGCACATGGCCTTGGAGGCCCGTAAGAAGGCTGAGGGGGAGACAGTTGAGGGGCAAAATCATGCCCAGTCCCTGGAAGCGGAGTTGTCTCACGCCAGGAGGGTTCTCAAGGaatctgatgagagggcagctgcagtAGAGGTCCGTTGTGAGGAAGTTCTAAAGCAGCTGTCTTCCACGGTGGACGCTCTGCGTGAGAGGGACGAGGCCGTGAGCCAGAAGGAGGAGGTCCAGCACCGGAATGAGCAGTTAAAGGCAGATTTTGATGCCACGTTGGCTCAAAGGAATGAAGCTCTAGCTCGGGTCGTGGTTCTGGAGCAAGAGCTGAGCAAGCAAACTGACAACGTTAAGGGCTTGACATTGGCGGTAGAGGAGTCTCAACTTCAGAATCAACAGCTCTGCCAACAAGTTGAATCCCTGGAGAAGAAGTGCTCGGCCTTGCTCAAAGAGGCCAAGCTGGCTGAAGATAGGTCCAGCTGGAGTGCGAGGAGCGCTTGA